One segment of Hippopotamus amphibius kiboko isolate mHipAmp2 chromosome 2, mHipAmp2.hap2, whole genome shotgun sequence DNA contains the following:
- the SNAPC5 gene encoding snRNA-activating protein complex subunit 5 isoform X3 produces MISSRRGDEMLSSQPAPEQSHDMLVHVDNEASINQTALELSTRSHVPEEEEEEEEESDS; encoded by the exons ATGATTAGTTCTAGAAGAGGAGATGAGATGCTGTCTTCTCAACCTGCACCTGAACAGTCACATGAT ATGTTGGTGCATGTAGACAATGAAGCATCAATCAACCAAACTGCGCTGGAGTTGAGCACAAGGAGCCATGtgccagaagaggaggaggaggaggaagaagaatcaGATTCCTGA
- the SNAPC5 gene encoding snRNA-activating protein complex subunit 5 isoform X1, with product MLSRLQELRKEEEALLRLKAALHDQLNRLKVEELALQSMISSRRGDEMLSSQPAPEQSHDQMLVHVDNEASINQTALELSTRSHVPEEEEEEEEESDS from the exons ATGTTGAGCCGGCTTCAGGAGCTGCGCAAGGAGGAGGAGGCGCTGCTCCGCTTGAAAGCCGCTCTGCACGACCAGCTAAACCGGCTCAAG GTTGAAGAACTGGCCCTCCAGTCAATGATTAGTTCTAGAAGAGGAGATGAGATGCTGTCTTCTCAACCTGCACCTGAACAGTCACATGAT CAGATGTTGGTGCATGTAGACAATGAAGCATCAATCAACCAAACTGCGCTGGAGTTGAGCACAAGGAGCCATGtgccagaagaggaggaggaggaggaagaagaatcaGATTCCTGA
- the SNAPC5 gene encoding snRNA-activating protein complex subunit 5 isoform X2, with the protein MLSRLQELRKEEEALLRLKAALHDQLNRLKVEELALQSMISSRRGDEMLSSQPAPEQSHDMLVHVDNEASINQTALELSTRSHVPEEEEEEEEESDS; encoded by the exons ATGTTGAGCCGGCTTCAGGAGCTGCGCAAGGAGGAGGAGGCGCTGCTCCGCTTGAAAGCCGCTCTGCACGACCAGCTAAACCGGCTCAAG GTTGAAGAACTGGCCCTCCAGTCAATGATTAGTTCTAGAAGAGGAGATGAGATGCTGTCTTCTCAACCTGCACCTGAACAGTCACATGAT ATGTTGGTGCATGTAGACAATGAAGCATCAATCAACCAAACTGCGCTGGAGTTGAGCACAAGGAGCCATGtgccagaagaggaggaggaggaggaagaagaatcaGATTCCTGA